In a single window of the Elaeis guineensis isolate ETL-2024a chromosome 4, EG11, whole genome shotgun sequence genome:
- the LOC105043299 gene encoding LOW QUALITY PROTEIN: brassinosteroid-responsive RING protein 1 (The sequence of the model RefSeq protein was modified relative to this genomic sequence to represent the inferred CDS: inserted 1 base in 1 codon) — MGFPVGYSELLLPKLLLHTVFLLGFVRRLISWVFTAVGLGDLLDSDIPWSDPPPPNGHSQHHRPEFRSASAMLIQEVLPVVRYEELAGEGQHLXDNCAVCLYEFEAAEEVRRLTNCRHIFHRGCLDRWMEHDQRTCPLCRTPLIPEEMQDSLSDRLWAAAGVPDSFYDYYYSSFPSPPPSPTLLVHHQLLSS; from the exons ATGGGATTCCCGGTTGGCTACTCAGAGCTGCTCCTCCCCAAGCTCCTCCTCCACACGGTCTTCCTCCTCGGCTTCGTCCGGCGGCTCATCTCCTGGGTGTTCACCGCCGTCGGCCTGGGCGACCTCCTCGACTCCGACATCCCCTGGTCCGACCCTCCTCCCCCAAACGGCCACAGCCAGCACCACCGCCCGGAATTCCGGTCGGCGTCGGCGATGCTGATCCAGGAGGTGCTGCCGGTGGTCCGGTACGAGGAGCTGGCGGGGGAGGGGCAGCACC GGGACAATTGCGCGGTGTGCCTCTACgaattcgaggcggcggaggaggtGCGGCGGCTGACCAACTGCCGCCACATCTTCCACCGCGGCTGCCTCGACCGCTGGATGGAGCATGACCAGCGCACCTGCCCGCTCTGCCGCACGCCGCTCATCCCGGAGGAGATGCAGGACTCCCTCAGCGACCGCCTTTGGGCCGCCGCCGGCGTCCCCGACTCCTTCTACGACTACTATTATTCCTccttcccttctcctcctccgtcGCCGACGCTGCTTGTTCACCACCAGCTGCTTTCCTCTTAG